One Branchiostoma lanceolatum isolate klBraLanc5 chromosome 18, klBraLanc5.hap2, whole genome shotgun sequence DNA window includes the following coding sequences:
- the LOC136423781 gene encoding kelch-like protein 24 has product MWIFGDTHNSPILRDCARQGIDWQFHIVQKQEEFVTMDRERLVEIVSSNGLAVEREEVVFEAVMRWLKYDIPERKQYAADILKHVRLVLLPPDFLFDLVEKEELVMTSPECVRYLDRVKQFHILRDRRSQLGLNTTPRAGMFKTDAIVCVDLKPRENSQGGDDQHVVDCYNPLGRKWACLPPLPKSVMFPGVVTTLNNILFVVGGTYKDETVSNNVYSYNMHKNVWVQEPSMLHPRTQFGLVANGSHLYAVGGDSNGTSLSSVEAYNFMKMEWKELSPLPKKMRCHSTVMLKGVIYVLGGEIENALKQRTLSNRVYKYLPDFDRWFENLPMQIPRALAMATVLNDAIYIMGGFAELTQNWLSFSDPEHVLSATEVFRPEENYWSFGPHLPKETCAAGIVTLQNKIFILGGEGEGDFWNHILMYDPELTYWTQLPDVLPEYVSSFGCAVAKFHNLEMIEGVKWHGSEEMPWMAQNQRVFGL; this is encoded by the exons ATGTGGATTTTCGGGGACACACACAACTCTCCGATCCTGAGGGATTGTGCCCGACAGGGGATCGACTGGCAGTTCCATATTGTGCAGAAGCAGGAAGAGTTCGTGACCATGGACAGGGAGAGACTGGTGGAGATTGTGTCGTCCAATGGCCTGGCAGTGGAGCGGGAAGAAGTCGTGTTCGAGGCCGTGATGCGCTGGCTTAAGTATGACATCCCGGAAAGGAAACAGTACGCAGCAG ACATCCTAAAGCATGTCCGGTTAGTTCTGCTGCCTCCTGACTTCCTGTTTGACCTAGTGGAAAAGGAAGAGTTGGTGATGACCAGTCCCGAGTGTGTCCGGTACCTCGACAGGGTCAAGCAGTTCCACATCCTCAGGGACCGGCGCAGCCAGCTCGGCCTCAACACCACACCCAGGGCCG GAATGTTCAAGACCGATGCCATCGTGTGTGTGGACCTGAAACCTCGCGAGAACTCACAGGGCGGAGACGACCAGCACGTGGTGGACTGTTACAACCCCCTGGGGAGGAAGTGGGCATGTCTGCCCCCCCTGCCGAAGTCCGTCATGTTTCCCGGCGTAGTCACTACCCTCAACAACATTCTGTTCGTGGTCGGGGGGACCTATAAGGACGAGACTGTGTCCAACAATGTCTACAG TTACAATATGCACAAGAATGTCTGGGTCCAGGAGCCCTCCATGCTCCATCCTCGTACCCAGTTTGGGCTGGTCGCAAATGGCTCGCACCTCTACGCTGTAGGAGGGGACAGCAACGGCACAAGTCTCTCCAG TGTCGAGGCGTACAACTTCATGAAAATGGAGTGGAAGGAACTGAGTCCGCTGCCGAAGAAGATGCGTTGTCACTCCACGGTGATGCTCAAGGGCGTAATCTACGTGCTGGGCGGAGAAATCGAAAACGCTCTTAAGCAGCGGACACTGTCGAACCGCGTGTACAAATACCTTCCGGACTTCGACCGCTGGTTTGAAAACCTGCCAATGCAGATCCCTCGCGCcctcgccatggcaacggtcctCAACGACGCGATATACATCATGGGTGGTTTCGCGGAACTAACGCAAAACTGGCTGAGCTTTTCCGACCCCGAACACGTCCTAAGTGCGACGGAGGTCTTCCGACCCGAAGAAAACTATTGGTCGTTCGGACCACACCTTCCGAAGGAAACATGCGCAGCTGGTATCGTCACCTTACAGAACAAGATCTTCATACTGGGTGGTGAGGGGGAGGGCGACTTTTGGAACCATATCTTGATGTATGACCCTGAGCTTACGTACTGGACGCAGTTGCCGGACGTATTGCCGGAGTATGTGAGCAGTTTTGGCTGCGCGGTGGCGAAGTTCCACAACTTGGAGATGATCGAGGGAGTGAAGTGGCACGGGAGTGAGGAGATGCCGTGGATGGCTCAGAATCAAAGGGTCTTCGGACTATGA